The genomic interval AGCCTGGGTGTCCGGCGAGCATCTCGAGGGTGTACGGGGCCTGCACGGCGGCGGCAGGCCAGATGACGGCCGAGCTGTCGGAGGAAGATGACGCCGGCAGCGCGCGGCCCCGGCCGATCGGCACGTCGTGGCTGTGCTTACCCTCGTAGGTGGTGATCACCGCGCGGTTGTCGTGCGAGGCCCGCTCCACATGCTTGCGCACCGGGCAGCCCACCGTTGTGCACTTGTAGTAGCTCCTGCAACGTTGTCACGATCATACAAGTAAGAACACAGGGTCGAACAGATTGACAACGTCGTCACGATACAAGTCTGATCACGAGTTCCCTACTGATCGAAGGTAATTCTCACCTGGGGTTGGGATTGCCCTTGACAACCTTCTGCCCGTACTTCCTCCACCGGAAGCCGTCGTCGAGTATGTCTATATCGCTCAGCGTCTGCACCACGAGCCTGGGCTCGCGCACGGGCTTCCCGCAGCCGCCGGTGCCGCCTGAACTGCCCTCGTTGTCACCATGCTCCTTCCTGACAACCAATCAAACACACAATCTTCAAATTAATCTAACAACACGTATGAGAAAGCAAACTGCAGCGGAACGCGCCATCACTGAGTATTACTTTACAAAGGTAATATTTGGCAAGCAATGATCAATTACTTACCGGCGCTTGGTCTCGGGCTTGTCGGCCTCATCGTCTCCGAAAGTGACGGATGAATTCTCGGGCGTCGGGCCAGAGTGCTCCGAGCCGTTGGTATGATCCTCCGCAACGACCGCCGCGCAGCCGGAGGAGTTGCGGCGCGTGGAGAGGGGCTTCGGGTGGTCATGTGCGCCCTTGTAGACGATCTGCGTGATGCGGCCGTCGGCGAGAGAGCGCTCCACTTTCTTCTTCATGGAGCAATTGTTGTAGGTGCACTTGTAGTAGCTCCGCGGGTTCTCGCTCCCCTTAACTTGCTTCTGCCCGTACTTCCTCCAATTGTATCCGTCCTCAACCTGCTTGttgttgccgctgctgctgctgctcttgtTGCTCACTTGAACCACTTCTTGTTGTTGCTCCTGCTGCTCCTGCATAAACATGTACGTCTTTGTGAGATACGACTGTATTGTCAGAGAGATAAAAAAGCATAACAAGTTAGTACTAGCATACAGCCTCGGTGCATGCTGTAACAGTTAAACTAAGTTAAGACGTTGAAGCATCTTATGTAAGTACAGTAGTTTCGACAATAATACTGAATATCTTATCTTTGTACTATTATGGAGTACCTTGAATAAAGGTAAGTAGTTTGCTTGAGCGTTGACCGTGGCGTTGGACTTGACTGCGTGAAAGGAGAAGCCAGAGAGGTCGAGCTCAAGCTGAAAGGTGTTCAGATCGGCGCTCGCCTGCCAGTCGCACCTCTGCGCAGGGATCGCACCCGTAGTCGGAGACGCCAAGATCTGACAGAAACGCAGGCGGCAGCTAAAATCAGCACCACGGATCATATGCACATACTACGAAACTAGCAAAAAAGTTTTTCACAACAGCGACACGAGATGGAGGAGGCGTACGTGAGAGTAGTTGAGGAGAACGGGGGAGTCGAGCAGCTCGGCAGGGCTGAGACCTGCAGGGATGGAGAAGCAGGAGAAGGGCGACGAGATGGGCAGGCTGGGCGGCTGCGCGGACTTGAACTTGGACGCCCCGGCCCGGCCCCCTCGGTTGAACCCCCTCGGCGACCGCTCCGCGTCGCCGGCGCCGGACCCCGACAGAAGCTCGGTGAAGGACGTGATGAACGGCGGCGGCGTGAACGTGAACCCTGCGTGGTCCAAGCTCCCCGTGGAGGAGGACATGGCGATCGAGCGACGGGAGGAGCAGGGAGTTCAATATTGAAATTGAGACTTGGGAGAGGGGTGTGAATGATTGGTAAACAGAGGACAGTAGTTGTTGCTGGGTGGCGGCTTAAGTAGACGCCGGTAGCGCGGTAGTGGACCTGTGGCTGTACTGATTCCCGGCAAGCAAGCAACAAGCAACAAGGAGGTTCACTGGTCGCTGACCACGTGGGGTAGGAGTGTCAGTTGACGTCAGCTCAAATGGGAACGTGGTGGTCTGCGGTGCTTCCGCGAAGGGATTCTGGGTCAAACCTCGTGCGGCTTTGACTGGTCAGCCAGGGCGGCGTCGTTCGGGGAAGTGGGTTTCCGAGAAGAAGAGATGGCGTGGGCGCTTCGC from Triticum urartu cultivar G1812 unplaced genomic scaffold, Tu2.1 TuUngrouped_contig_6944, whole genome shotgun sequence carries:
- the LOC125531300 gene encoding probable WRKY transcription factor 26, with the protein product MSSSTGSLDHAGFTFTPPPFITSFTELLSGSGAGDAERSPRGFNRGGRAGASKFKSAQPPSLPISSPFSCFSIPAGLSPAELLDSPVLLNYSHILASPTTGAIPAQRCDWQASADLNTFQLELDLSGFSFHAVKSNATVNAQANYLPLFKEQQEQQQEVVQVSNKSSSSSGNNKQVEDGYNWRKYGQKQVKGSENPRSYYKCTYNNCSMKKKVERSLADGRITQIVYKGAHDHPKPLSTRRNSSGCAAVVAEDHTNGSEHSGPTPENSSVTFGDDEADKPETKRRKEHGDNEGSSGGTGGCGKPVREPRLVVQTLSDIDILDDGFRWRKYGQKVVKGNPNPRSYYKCTTVGCPVRKHVERASHDNRAVITTYEGKHSHDVPIGRGRALPASSSSDSSAVIWPAAAVQAPYTLEMLAGHPGYAAKDEPRDDMFVESLLC